A region of the Lycium barbarum isolate Lr01 chromosome 1, ASM1917538v2, whole genome shotgun sequence genome:
GAGGTGGTCGCACCACTCTTCTACATGTTGCTCTGCGCGTGTTTGCTTTGGTTCAGCTCGCTTAGTAGGGGTAAGTTCTGCCTctgctatgttcttctttttcggcagcacttcctcaaGGTGACTGCCTGGCATTCTTTTGGATTTTTTTCAGTAGCACTAGGAAGAGCACCCAGAGgtctgacattctgcataagagccatctgcctcatctgacgctcaagctcgtgaatAGATTTTTGCATCTCACTAtgaattttctgattttgctgctgcGTCACTTGATTTTGAGCTATGAGCTGCTTCATCATCTCCTCTAAATTGCTAGCGGGCTGAGCTTGAGGTTGCTGATAATTGTTTGGCTTGTGGAAATCTTGCTTCCCAAATGGAGTGTTTTTAATTATTTCCATAATAGTTTTCCCGATTTCCAATACCACGATTCTGCTATCCCACAAAATATACGgactctggattcaatggacaattgttataatcatgaggttcaccgcaacttacacatgctgcctgctgaatatgttgaactggttgaatttgctgagcttgaggaaacactgtcAACATCACGTTAGTAAGAGTGCCTATATCAACCcgaatagctgcaacatcatcaactttaagaacTCCGGCATCTTTTTGTGGTAACCCCCGGCTAGTCTCGTGatactcatgatgaccctcagacatcatctcaaggagatcttccatctcttcatatgttttgtttaagatcttcccttgagctgaagcattcaacagggcccttgattcatggttaagaCCTTCTATGAAATAGttgccaatgatctcctttggctgcatgtgatgggGGAAATCTCACAATAGCCCTCATACCTTTCCCAAGCATGTGGTAGAGATTCGGAATCTCTCTGAGTTAAGTTAGCAATTCTTCCTCGcagctcctttgttttcttgggtgagaagaacctgtcgataaaattatttgataatatctcccaagaagtgatagaCCCTGCAGGTATATTCGTCAACCATTCCCTCGCTTCGCCAATCAGTGAGAACGAAAataaggacagcttcacataatcatcgggaacatctctatattggaaattctcgctcaactccacaaattgcatcaagtgcttatgcgggtcttcactagacttacccatatactggcacgtatgttgcaccagccgcactgttccttcttttagcttgaaatttccagtaatgtcaggcctaacaatagccTTAGCAATAGTTGCCAGACTAGGCCTAGCATAACTGGATAAAATAATTTGTTGTTCTTGTGCTCTCGCAGCTGCTCTTTCACCCTGTTCATCGCCGTTTCTGGCTCTATCCCTTTCTGCTTGTTCAAGAGCAATTCTTGCTGCTTCGTTAGACATTTTTATCTGTCGGTGAAAAGTTCTTTCGATTTCgtgatcaagatcaactaacggttttcctgaacttctagtgcttggcataaaccagagaagcctgaagtgacacaagtagaacaacgaaaaagtaaagacttgaatagacaaacaaactcaaattagaaaaatagtaaatttttctaagtccccggcaacggtgccaaaaacttgttgctcccaaactcacacgcaagtatacgtggtcatacaagtaatatagactgttaagtctagatatcgatcccacagagacttagattctactgttaagctaattcaaattcgaatgaaattattcaagaaagtgaaaatcaagatgtttgtggtactaaactaaaactgaaaagtaaacaatttgtgatgggtgtttttgtgactgggaatatcttaacaaagattgtaagaattatcagataaGAGAAATATCTAGgctcatggctttcgacaatccagttgatctgcGGATAATTCCACATATTTTATTTCctaggttactagttgacgggttaattatactttatgatattctctcgaactactcacaagcctgtagatgttactataacgcctatatctctatggtcatcagaggtaacaagaacgcatttctCCGTATTcgactaagtagggctaaagggtatatctctatcctcagtagcgaaacgattaaatcaaacaaactctatttattcttattgcGTACGTGAATttcctttctcaagtccaattcgcgcaccacagatagtgtctaactattggccagataatcaaacacttaagatcaagaataaataagcaaccccaaatatggaaaatcaatagataataattgtcatcaaaccaactttcaagtctttcgccacaaccctagaattaagaagtttagctactcatgattcgatcatagacaaaagaattcatgaataatctagggttgaaaaagatgaaaaataaaataaacctagagagagaaaatagaacggtggcttacaagtctTTGAGTAATCCCCAGCACACCGTTTTCAGCtaataaaacgtctatatatagtctagggtaaaaacaaaaaataagtaaacctaatccCAATCGAACCGGAAAAGCTGCGCAGAACCCCGCTTTCCTTTCGTGATGCGGATGAATCGCGCAATGTTTTGAGgcctcccgctttccttccgcgatgcggatggaAAGCCTGATGGTAATGCCTGGAGCTGATTTTTGTCCGCTTTCTTCGcgcgatgcggatgaaaagcgggaccttcagttcaatttttttcttttagttcatcacttgtggtcttcgactcgtcacctcggctaatcgtcatatgctccaaaatcaatCACTTTAAGCACAGTTTTCCATCATTTgtcatcatcgtacctatacacatgaaatataatgacataagttcaaatacgcaattgcatcatgaattaagcgataaaagtcataagagtagaatgtaaaatgacacaaaacatgatatttgtgccaaatatcagagGACACATTAGATTATGACTTATCAAATTGcgtatgtaaattttattatggATCTATCACCTTATAATGTGAGGACACATTAGATTATGACTTATCAAATTGcgtatgtaaattttattatggATCTATCACCTTATAATGTGAGGACACATTAGATTATGACTTATCAAATTGCGTATGTTTAGATTATGACTTATCAAATTGCATATGTACCTCTAGTTCCCCTCTTCACTCCTAATAAATGCCACTTAATTTGTCATATCCTAATCGTGTTAGAAAATCAGAAAAATcagggaaaaaaacaaaaaagaggatGATGATAGATTCATTGTATTACTTATTGTAATGCTTCTTGTATTCAATTAAAACAGAAAATTACAGTTTACTATTTATAAGGAATTAAAGAGAAAAAATATAAATGAAAACATGACATTTCCCTCATAAATCCTAATCTAAAAGGAAAGTAAATATTCTAAAATATTCCTTcactaaaagaaaattaataaatACTCTACAACTAATGTAGATCCGAAAattataaaattataaaattaaatGTTGTctaaatatatttttaataaaaaggagaaagagaAAATAAGAGAAGCCTTTGACCTATTCAACCTCCTTTGAAACACGTTTGCATTGATGAACAAGACCACTTATAGGTATGTACGTATCTTATCTCGCTTTAATTGTGTTTCCCACGTATGTTGTGATTTTCTTGTCCATTTCAGCAAGCTGTTAGGTTGTTGGTATTGtatatctttttttatttacatATATAGGAGTTAATAGGGTCTTTCATTAATGCTGGGGCGGAGTGAGTAATGGGCCAGGGGTTCATCCGAATCCACTCGGTGAAAAAtgcactgtatatacaaggttaaaattaattttaatgtatatatatagtagatgttgcaACCTCTTGACTTCTTCATGTGTTtcctctttatatttttgaatttCCTTAataaaaatcctggctccgccactgcattAATGTATTTATATATGATTGAAGACTGACAGCATCCTTATCTCCACGATCACTTAAATTAACAACCACATTTTCACCATCCTTTAGAGTAGAACAAAGTTGGTCGAGAAATGCAAGTGCATTAGAAGCTTCTAAGGCTGGGATTATACCTTCTAGCCTGCACAGCCGTTTATATGCTGCAACGCAAAAGTGGAACAAATTTTATTATTCACACCATCATCGTCGTCTATAAAGTAAACTCTTAAAATAGTTGTTTGAGATAAGCTACCTTCTAAGGCTTGTTCATCCGTGAGGGTACATAACTCTGCACGCCCTATGTCTTTTAGAAAGCTAAGCTCTGGGCTAACACCTGGATACTCTAATCTGCATGTTCAAACAATATATTGCACAAAATTAGCAAGtatcaaactttttttttttttttataattataagCCATCACCATTAGGCTGTGGACCTAAGGTGTGGGGGGTTTGCCTTGACCCCTACCATATTAATATATGTAATAAGAATACAATGATTAGAGGGGGACATGGAACCTTGCCTCTAATCTACAAAAGAAGATTGAAAGCCAATCTTAAGGAAAGAGGCAGCCTATACAATTCTCTTTCCGTAATACAAAAGGTATATTAACAAACAAAGAAATTACATTTCTCAATTCTTCTTCTAAAAGTTGGTAACTGCCATTGATCCAGTTGAACCAGTCCCTTTGCCTCTCCAGGTAAACTGTTGTGAGAATGATATAAGGACCTAACACTACTTGATGAAGCAAGTTTAGCTAAGTAGTCTGTCACGGAATTTGCTTCTCTGGAACAGTGCAGGAATTCAATATTAGTGCCCTCCACATTCTTTAAGATCTTGCTGATTATATGCTTGAGCTTCAAGTTCTCCGAATTCTATTTGGTGAGCATGTTGGCAATGGCTTGTGAATCAAGTTCcacttgaatatcatctatgCCATTAATTCCGCACCATGAGCTTCCAAACTCGACAGCCATAGCTTCGGCAAAGTTACTGCTTCCACATTCGATTGGAATAGAAAATGCCATAACGAGTTTTCCTTCTTCATCTCGAATAATCCCTCCAATTCCATCTTTTTTGGATACTTTGCAAAAGCTGCCATCGGTATTAATTTTTAGCTTACCAGTATTCGGCTTCTTCCAACAGATGTGAGTACATTTTAGCATTGGTTTAATTCTTTCCGCAGTCTCACAAGTACTGATCCAATTACCACCAAAATATATGCTTGGGATAGCAACATTTAGAGCAGTTTTGATGTTCCATACGGTCTGATTTTCCAGCCTATATAGCGAGAATTTTTTTTGCTCTCCAAACCTACAAGAACTCCAATTTTTCAAAATTTCCCAGCATATCATAATAGGAGcaattttataaataattttgtgTACCTTATTTTTGGCTTTTTGATTCCACCAGTGTTGTAGCAGGCCATTAATTGGGATATGCTGATGATTAATGCCCAAAGGGGCTCCAATAATTCTCCAGATATGATCAGTTGCTTGTCCCTCAACAAAGACATGTTGAATGGAATCATTTTTAGGAATAGTACAACATATACAAGTAGGGgaaccttgtcttccaaatttaACCACTGCTTCATTGAAGGGAAGCTTCTTATGAATCAATCTCCAAGTAAGAAAAGATATTTTAAACGGGATAGAACTATGCCAGATATTATCTAGAAAAGGCATATTAGTTCTATATCTTCTTGTTAGGTGCCACGCAGAAGTGTTAGAAAAGCAACCATTCTCAGTATTTTCCCATATTGCATAATCCTCACTGTCTTCTTGACCCGTCTCAATTGTGCTAATGTGAAGAGAAATATTTCCAGGCAACGTATTATACAACTTAGTCATGCTCCATCTATGGTTTATCAGGAAGTGTTTGACCATGACTTTGTTGCCACCACCAGCTCTATAATCAGAGAAGTAGTCCGCTAAAGGACCAAAACCAAGCCAATTATCCCACCAGAAATTGCATTCTCCTTTATTGATTTTCCAGGTTATGCATTTTTCAGCCTTATCTCTAGCTAACAACATATTTTTCCAGGCTTGTGAATTCCCAGGGACCCAGTTTCTATCCACTGGATGTTTCCTTATGCAGTATTTAGCCACTAAGAAATCTGCCCAAATGGATTTGATAGTTCTAAATCTCCACCATCTTTTTATTGCCAGAGTGTTTGAGATTTCTTGCATCCCTCTAATTCCTATCCCATCCTCACCTTTAGGAAAACACATATTACTCCAAGAGCTCCAGTGACATCTATTTTTACCTTTTGATGTCCCCCAGAAAAAGTTGTTCATATGTTGTTCAATGAGCTCCAGAGTCTTCTTAGGAGGATCTATAGCACTAAGGATGTAAGTAGGGAGAGCTTGAATAACACTTTTAATCAACACTTGTCTTCCCCCATGGGATAACATGTTACCTTGCCATCCATTGATTCTACTGATGATTTCGGCCACCATGCTGTCAAAATAACAGATTTTCTTTGGTCCAATAAAAATAGGACACCCCAAGTAAGTAAATGGGAAATCCTTATTCATAAAACCAGTGCAATTTCTGAGCCTGTTAATCCTGTAAGCACAAGTTTTGGGACTGGTCAAGAAGTAGCTTTTATCAGCATTTACTAATTGTCCAGAAGCCCTTTCATATCTCTTGATCTGTTTCTTCACCAGTCTGATGGATTTAGAGTTACCATTACTGAATATCACTATGTCGTCAGCATAGGCTAGATGAGTTATTTGAGGGCCATTAGTACTCATAGAGAAAGGGATGAAATTCTGATTAGTAATAAGGCTATTAAGGGATCTGGACAGAACTTCAGCAGCAATAACAAATAGGAAAGGGGATATTGGGTCACCCTGTTTCAGACCATGGGAGGACTTGAAGAATCCAT
Encoded here:
- the LOC132631752 gene encoding uncharacterized protein LOC132631752 — its product is MKQWLNLEDKVPLLVYVVLFLKMIPFNMSLLRDKQLIISGELLEPLWALIISISQLMACYNTGGIKKPKIRFGEQKKFSLYRLENQTVWNIKTALNVAIPSIYFGGNWISTCETAERIKPMLKCTHICWKKPNTGKLKINTDGSFCKVSKKDGIGGIIRDEEGKLVMAFSIPIECGSSNFAEAMAVEFGSSWCGINGIDDIQVELDSQAIANMLTK